A part of Syntrophorhabdaceae bacterium genomic DNA contains:
- a CDS encoding transglutaminase family protein, with protein sequence MNDKTEDIEIYLKPTAAIDSDHETIRRAAMELASPFTDESEKARALFYFVRDQIRYSVYMVSVRFEDFVASTVLAWKRGYCVQKAILLSALARAAGIPSRLVFARIQNHRVPRELTAQTGVDFFPSHGYTQLFLNGKWVSVTPAFDKDLCEKTGVPVVEFDGVHDAPLAPYDLSGNPYIEYLEKYEPQADFPLEWLRSRVVPIWGEKRSWLTMEESKGHRMPLSGYVFPL encoded by the coding sequence ATGAACGACAAGACGGAAGATATAGAGATCTATCTGAAACCCACTGCGGCGATCGATTCCGATCATGAGACGATACGCCGTGCTGCCATGGAGCTGGCCTCTCCTTTTACCGATGAGTCGGAGAAGGCGCGGGCGCTCTTCTACTTCGTACGGGACCAGATACGCTACAGTGTCTATATGGTCTCTGTCAGGTTTGAGGATTTTGTGGCCAGTACCGTATTGGCCTGGAAGAGGGGCTACTGTGTTCAGAAGGCCATCCTCCTTAGCGCCCTGGCGCGGGCAGCGGGCATCCCTTCGAGGCTTGTCTTCGCCAGGATACAAAACCACAGAGTACCCCGGGAACTGACGGCCCAGACGGGTGTTGATTTCTTCCCCAGCCATGGATACACCCAGCTTTTCCTCAATGGAAAGTGGGTGAGCGTAACGCCTGCCTTTGACAAGGATCTCTGTGAGAAGACAGGGGTGCCTGTTGTTGAGTTCGACGGTGTGCATGATGCGCCGCTTGCCCCCTATGACCTTTCAGGCAATCCCTACATCGAGTATCTTGAAAAATACGAGCCCCAGGCTGACTTCCCTTTAGAGTGGCTGCGAAGCAGAGTTGTCCCTATCTGGGGCGAAAAGAGGTCCTGGCTTACCATGGAAGAATCAAAGGGTCACAGGATGCCGCTGTCGGGCTATGTCTTTCCGCTATGA